Genomic window (Mycolicibacterium smegmatis):
CGTCGGTCGCCAGTTCCTTGCCGAACTCGGCATCGCGGAAGGGATAGGACAGCGGCGCGCGGTAGATCTCCGGCGCGAACGGTCCGAACCCGTGCTTGTACGGCATGACCTTGGCCGTCAGCGCCATGGTCAGGTTGGTGCGGCCGTGATAGGCGTGATCGAACGCGACGACCGCGGGTTTGTGCGTGTGGGACCGCGCGATCTTGACGGCGTTCTCGACGGCCTCCGAACCCGAGTTGAACAGGGCCGAGCGTTTGTCACCGCGGACCGGGGTCAGCCGGTTGAGTTGCTCGCAGACCGCGACGTACCCCTCGTACGGCGTCACCATGAAGCATGTGTGGGTGAAGTCGCCGACCTGGCTGCGCACGGCCTCGACGACCTTCGGCGCGGAGTTGCCCACGGTGGTGACGGCAATGCCTGATCCGAGGTCGATCAGCCGGTTGCCGTCGACATCCTCGACGATGCCGCCGCCGGCCCTGACCGCGTAGACCGGCATCGTGGTGCCGACGCCGCGGGCGACGGCTGTGCCCTTCCTGTCGATCAGTGCCTGGGATCTCGGCCCAGGTATGGCGGTGGCGAGATGGCGGCTCTGCTCGGGATGGCTCACGGCGGACTCCTCGGCCGGAAAGGGGCGTGACAAGGGGCTTGAAAAGTGGAGTGGACATCGCGCGGATCGAGCCTAAACTCCGGCGGCAGTGGTGTAGCCGGTTTTCGACGCGGCTCCGGCGGCAGGTTTTGCCGGCCGGTTCGGCCGGATCCGCGAACACGGTGCGCACCCACCCCGGCCCGGATGTGCGAGCAACGTTAAGGTCCTGACAGCTGTCATTGGTGACCGCGCCATCCGCGGTGCCCTGCTGCAATGGCACACTGGTCAACTACGAGGTGCCGGTCTCGCCTGCGGTGCGGCCACCCTGACCGATACGAATCGACACGAAAGCCCTGTTATGGACCTGGTCATTTTCCTGCCCCTGCTCATCATCATGGGCGCCTTCATGTTCTTCGCGTCGCGGCGCCAGAAGAAGGCCATGCAGGCCACCATCGACCTGCACAACTCGCTGCAGATCGGCGACCAGATCCACACCACCTCGGGTCTGAAGGGCACGATCACCGGGATCAGCGACGATTACGTCGACCTGGAGATCGCTCCCGGCGTCATCACCACGTGGATGAAGCTGGCCGTCCGTGACCGTATCGACTCCGGTCTGGCGCAGGACGACGACGAGCTGAGCGAGCACACGAACGACACGGACGGCTACAAGAACGACTGACCACCTGACCACTCAGGAGCAACACGTACCCTTTGCGTGCTGACGAACTGATCTCAAGGAGACCCAAACAACGTGGCATCGTCTTCGGCGCCGGTGCATCCTGCGCGCTACCTGACGCTTTTTCTGGTGCTGCTTGTCGGCGTCTACTTACTGGTGTTCCTGACCGGTGACAAGAAGCCCGAGCCCAAGCTGGGCATCGATCTGCAGGGTGGCACCCGCGTCACACTGACGGCGCGCACCCCGGATGGTTCGGCACCCACACGGGATGCGCTGAACCAGGCCCAGCAGATCATCAGTGCCCGTGTCGACGGGCTCGGCGTCTCCGGCTCCGAAGTCGTGATCGACGGCGACAACCTGGTCATCACGGTTCCCGGTAACGACGGCAACGAAGCACGCAACCTCGGGCAGACCGCCCGGCTGTACATCCGCCCGGTCATCCACGCGATGGCGGCCCAACCGCCCACGGAGGACGGCCAGCCGCCCGCAGGTGCGCCAGGTGCGCCCGGCGCCCCGGGTGGAGCCCCCGGCGCACCCGGGTTGCCCGGTCTGCCTGGTCTGTCCGGTCTTCCCGGCATGCCGGGAGCTCCAGGAGCCCCCGGCGCCCCGCAGGAGGCGCCGCCGGGCATGCCAGTGCCCGGCGAGGCACCCGGCGGAGAGGCGCCCGCGCCGCCTGCCGGTGAGCAGCCGGCACCCCAGCCGCGGCCGTATCCGCTGGAACCCGCCCCGACGCCCGGCGAGCCCACACCGGCGCCCGCACCGGAACCGGCACCAGGCGAGAATCCGCCCGCCGCACCGGCGCCGGGCGCCGACGGTGACAAGGCCGATCTCGCTCAGCGCATCGCCACGGCCAAGCAGTGGCGCCAGAGCACCGACCCCACCATGCAGATCCTCGGGTTGCAGGTGCAGGCCAACCTGTGCGGCGAGGACGACATCCTGGCAGGCAACGACGATCCGAACCTGCCGCTGATCACGTGCTCCACCGACGGATCGACGGTGTACCTGCTCAACAAGTCGATCATGAGCGGCGAGGAGATCAAGAACGCCACGTCCGGCCTGGACCAGCAGCAGGGCCAGTACGTCGTCGATGTCGAGTTCAAGTCCGGCGGCGCGCAGACCTGGGCGGACTTCACCGCCGCGAATGTCGGCACGCAGACCGCGTTCACGCTGGACTCCAAGGTGGTCAGCGCACCGGAGATCCGTGAGGCCATCCCCGGTGGCAACACGCAGATCACCGGGCAGTTCACCGCCGACTCGGCCAAGGAGCTGGCAAACGTCCTCAAGTACGGTTCGCTGCCGCTGTCGTTCGAGTCGTCGGAGGCCGAGACCGTGTCGGCGACCCTGGGACTGTCCTCGCTGCGGGCCGGCCTGATCGCCGGTGCGATCGGTCTGGCGGCGGTGCTGCTGTACTCACTGCTGTACTACCGCGTGCTCGGCCTGCTGGTCGCGCTGTCGCTGGTCGCCGCGGGTGCGGTGGTGTACGCGATCCTGGTGCTGCTGGGCAGGTACATCGGTTACACGCTCGACCTGGCGGGTATCGCGGGTCTGATCATCGGTATCGGCACCACCGCCGACTCGTTCGTGGTGTTCTTCGAACGCATCAAGGACGAGATCCGGGAAGGGCGGTCGTTCCGCTCCGCGGTGCCACGAGGCTGGGTGCGCGCACGCAAGACCATCGTGTCCGGCAACGCCGTGACCTTCCTGGCCGCCGCGGTCCTGTATGTCCTGGCGATCGGCCAGGTCAAGGGATTCGCGTTCACGCTGGGCCTGACGACCATTCTCGACCTCGTCGTCGTGTTCCTCGTGACCTGGCCGCTGGTGTACCTGGCATCCAAGTCGCCGACGATGGCCAAACCCAAGCTGAACGGACTCGGCGCGGTGCAGCAGATCGCACGCGAACGCCGAGAGGTTTCGCATGCGACCGCGGGACGGGGTTAGACACATGGCCGCAAAACAGACAAAAGACGACGACACCACCTCGACCGCCGTCGAGGCCACGCCGATCGAGACGTCGGCCGATTCGGCCGCCCTGCCCAAGCACGGGTTCTTCGTCCGGCTGTACACGGGCACCGGCGCTTTCGAGGTCATCGGCAAGCGCAAGCTCTGGTACGCGGTCAGCGGCATCATCGTCGTGATCTCGCTCGCCAGCATCCTGCTGCGCGGGTTCACCTTCGGCATCGACTTCGAGGGCGGCACCAAGGTGTCGCTGCCCGCGGCCGGTGCGCAGGGGACCATCACCGTGCAGCAGGTCGAGGATGTCTTCAACCAGACCCTCGGCCGCTCACCGGAGTCGGTGGTGACCGTCGGCAGTGGCGGATCGGCCACCCTGCAGATCCGCGCCGAGACGCTCACCAACGAGGAAACCGAGGAACTGCGCAACGCGCTGTTCGACACCTTGCAGCCCAAGGGCGCCGACGGACAGCCCAGCAAGCAGGTCATCAGCGACTCGGCGGTGTCCGAGACGTGGGGCGGTCAGATCACCAAGAAGATGGTGATCGCGCTCGTGGTGTTCCTGGTGCTCGCCGCGATCTACATCACGTGGCGCTACGAGCGCTACATGGCGATCTCGGCGCTGGCGACCATGGTGTTCGACATCGTGGTGACCGCGGGCGTGTACTCGCTGGTGGGCTTCGAGGTCACCCCGGCCACGGTGATCGGCCTGCTGACGATCCTGGGCTTCTCGCTGTACGACACGGTCATCGTGTTCGACAAGGTCGAGGAGAACACGCACGGCTTCGAGCACACGACCCGCAGGACCTTCGCCGAACAGGCCAACCTCGCGGTCAACCAGACGTTCATGCGTTCGATCAACACCAGCCTCATCTCGGTGCTGCCGATCGTCGCGCTGATGGTCGTCGCGGTGTGGCTGCTGGGCGTCGGCACGCTGATGGACCTCGCGCTCGTGCAGCTCGTGGGCGTCATCGTGGGCACCTACTCGTCGATCTACTTCGCGACGCCACTGCTGGTGTCGCTGCGCGAACGCACCGAGCTGGTGCGCAAGCACACCCAGAAGGTGCTCAACCGTCGCCAGGCGGGCAAGGGCGCGGTGAAGACCGCCGCCGACGACGCGTCGGAGGAAGCCGACGGCGGCGACACCGTCACCGCGAGCTCGACTCCCGCCGCAGCCAAGCCCGCTCCCGGCGCCCGGCCGGCCCGCCCGTCCGGCGCCAGGACCGGTCGCCCGTCGGGTAAACGGACCAACCGGCGGTAGACCGGATGGCTCACCGGAGCGCCACCGCCCGCGCGCGGGCCGCAGTAGTGCTGGCGGTGCTGTCGCTGCTGGCGGGCGTGGGACTCACCAGCTGCGGCAGCGGCTCGGCCGGCGAGATCGACTACGCCGTCGACGGCACGCTGACGACGTACAACACCAACACCGTCGCCGGGGCCGCCTCGAGCGGGCCGCAGGCGTTCGCCCGCACCCTGACCGGCTTCGCCTACCACGGTCCCGACGGCCAGGTGGTCGCCGACCACGACTTCGGCACGATGTCGGTGGTGGGCCGCGCGCCGCTGGTGCTCGACTACGTCATCAACGACAACGCCGTGTACTCCGACGGCAAACCGATCACGTGTGACGACATGGTCCTCACCTGGGCCGCGCAGTCCGGGCGGTTCCCCGGATTCGATTCCGCGAGCCGCGCCGGTTACCGCGACATCGGTTCGGTGGACTGCGAACCCGGGCAGAAGCGCGCCAGGGTGTCGTTCGCGCAGGACCGCGGTTTCCTCGACTACGGCTACCTGTTCGCCGCGACGTCGCTCATGCCGTCGCACGTCATCGCCGACGAACTCGGCCTAGGCGACGGCGGCGTGGTCACGGCGTTCCGCGACAACGATCTCAACGCGATCGAGAACATCGCCAAGGCGTGGAACACGATCTGGGACCTCAAGCCCGACATCGACCTCAAACGCTTCCCGTCGTCGGGCCCCTACCGGCTCGACTCGGTGTCCGAGGACGGCTCGGTGGTGCTCGTCGCCAACGACAAGTGGTGGGGCACGCCTGCCATCACACCCAAGGTGACCGTGTGGCCACGTGGCGCCGACATCCAGGAACGCGTCAACGAGGGATCGTTCGACGTCGTCGACATCGCCACGGGCTCTTCGGGTCTGCTCAACCTGCCCGACGACTACGTCAGCACCGACACCCCGTCGGCCGGCATCGAACAGCTCATCTTCGCGCCGCGCGGCCCGCTCGGTGCTCCTGACGCCCGTCGCGCGGTGGCGCTGTGCACACCGCGCGACGTGATCGCCCGCAACGCCGAGATGCCGATCGCCAACGCGCGGCTGAGCCCGGCCTCGGAGGATGCGTTCAGCGTGGCCGAGGGCGCCGCGGAAGGCGGCCGGTTCAGCGTCGCCAACCCCGACGCCGCCCGCGACGCGCTCGACAACCGGCCGCTCACGGTCCGCATCGGCTACCAGACCCCGAACGCGCGGCTCGCCGCGATCGTCGGGGCCATCGCGAAAGCCTGTGCGCCTGCGGGCATCACGGTGCAGGACGCCGGCTCGGAGACCGCGGGCCCGATCGCGCTGCGCAACAACGAGATCGACGCACTGCTCGCGAGCACGGGAGGCGCTGCGGGCGCGGGTTCGTCGGGGTCGTCGGCGATCGACGCCTACACCCTGCACGTCGGCAACGGAAACAACCTGCCGAACTACAACAACGAGCGGATCGACGGCATCATCGACGCGCTCGCGGTCACCTCCGACCCCAAGGAACTGGCCCGACTGCTGGGTGAGGGCGCACCGATCCTGTGGAACGACGTGCCCACCCTGCCGTTGTACCGCCAGCAGCGCACGGTGCTCACGTCCAACAAGATGTACGCGGTGAGCGGCAACCCGACCCGGTGGGGTGCGGGCTGGAACATGGACCGGTGGAAGTTGTCGAAATGACGTTCAAATGACCCAGCACCACGACACGGCCGAGGTGTCGCGGGTGATCGCGACGCTCACCCGCGAGGTCGCCGACTTCCCCGAACCGGGCATCCAGTTCAAGGACCTCACGCCGCTTCTCGCCGATGCGCGCGGTCTGCGCGTGGTCACCGACGCGCTGGCCGACATCGCCTCGGGCGCGGATCTGGTCGCGGGTCTGGATGCGCGCGGTTTCCTGCTGGGCGCGGCGGTGGCCACCCGGCTGGGCACCGGTGTGCTGGCGGTCCGCAAGGGCGGCAAGCTGCCGCCTCCGGTCCACGGAGCGACGTACCAATTGGAGTACGGCACGGCGACCCTGGAGATCCCCGCCGAAGGAATTGACATCGCCGGGCGCAACGTTGTGATCATCGACGATGTGCTCGCCACCGGCGGGACGCTGGCCGCGGCGGCCAGGCTGCTCGGCGACTGTGGCGCCAACGTGACCGGCGCCGGAGTGGTTCTCGAGCTCGAAGCCCTCCGCGGACGCGAAGCGGTGGCACCATTGGGCGTACGAAGCCTGCACATCATCTGAGGGATATCCTCGAATTCGGGTTGCTGGGCAGGAGGTGACAACCATGGTCGACGAGCCAGGCAAGGGTCAGGCCGTGCAGTCTCCTCCCGCGGTGCCCGAAACCGTGCCCAAACCCCCGTCCGGCACGGCACCGACGACCACACCGGCGGCTCCGTCGACGTCGTCGGAGACCGCACGTATCAGCGCCTCGCGTCGCGTGCGCGCCCGGCTGGCGCGCAGGATGACCGCGCAGCGCAGTGCGATCAACCCGGTGCTCGAACCGCTGGTCGCCGTGCACCGCGAGATCTACCCGAAGGCCGATCTGCAGCTGTTGCAGCGGGCCTACGAGGTGGCCGAGAAACGCCACGCCGACCAGTTGCGCAAGTCCGGTGACCCCTACATCACGCATCCGCTGGCGGTCGCGAACATCCTGGCCGAGCTCGGCATGGACACCACCACGCTGGTGGCCGCGCTGCTGCACGACACCGTCGAGGACACGGGCTACAGCCTGGAGGCGCTGACCGCCGACTTCGGCAGCGAGGTCGGGCACCTCGTCGACGGTGTGACCAAGCTGGACAAGGTCGTGCTGGGTTCGGCGGCCGAGGGCGAGACCATCCGCAAGATGATCATCGCGATGGCCCGCGACCCACGCGTGCTGGTGATCAAGGTGGCCGACCGGCTGCACAACATGCGCACCATGCGGTTCCTGCCGCCCGAGAAGCAGGCCCGCAAGGCCCGCGAGACGCTGGAAGTCATTGCCCCACTTGCCCATCGCCTGGGTATGGCGACGGTCAAATGGGAGTTGGAGGACCTCGCGTTCGCGATCCTGCACCCCAAGAAGTACGAGGAGATCGTGCGGCTGGTCGCCGACCGGGCGCCGTCGCGTGACACCTATCTGGCGAAGGTGCGCGCCGAGATCGGCGTGGCGCTGAGCGCCATGAAGATCAACGCGGTGGTCGAGGGCAGGCCCAAGCACTACTGGTCCATCTACCAGAAGATGATCGTCAAGGGCCGCGACTTCGACGACATCCATGACCTGGTCGGCGTGCGGATCCTGTGCGACGAGATCCGTGACTGCTACGCCGCGGTGGGCGTCGTGCACTCGCTGTGGCAGCCCATGGCCGGGCGGTTCAAGGACTACATCGCCCAGCCGCGCTACGGCGTGTACCAGTCGCTGCACACCACCGTCGTCGGCCCGGAGGGCAAACCGCTCGAGGTGCAGATCCGCACCCGCGAGATGCACCGCACCGCCGAGTACGGCATCGCCGCGCACTGGCGTTACAAGGAGGCCAAGGGCCGCAACGGTGTTCCGCACAGCCACGCCGCGGCCGAGATCGACGACATGGCGTGGATGCGGCAACTGCTCGACTGGCAGCGGGAGGCCGCCGACCCCGGTGAGTTCCTGGAGTCGCTGCGCTACGACCTCGCCACGCAGGAGATCTTCGTGTTCACGCCGAAGGGTGACGTGATCACGCTGCCCGCCGGATCCACACCCGTCGACTTCGCCTACGCCGTGCACACCGAGGTGGGCCATCGCTGCATAGGCGCGCGGGTCAACGGCAGGCTCGTGGCGCTGGAACGCAAGCTCGAGAACGGCGAGGTGGTCGAGGTGTTCACCTCGAAGGCGCCCAACGCCGGGCCGTCGCGGGACTGGCAGGGCTTCGTGGTGTCGCCGCGGGCCAAGACCAAGATCCGGCAGTGGTTCGCCAAGGAGCGCCGCGAGGAGGCGCTCGAATCCGGCAAGGACGCCATCGCCCGCGAGGTGCGTCGCGGCGGACTTCCGTTGCAGCGCTTGATGAATGCCGAAACCATGGGCGCACTCGCCCGCGAGCTGCGCTACCAGGACGTCTCGGCGCTCTACACCGCGGTCGGCGAGGGCCATGTGTCGGCGCGGCACGTCGTGCAACGCCTGCTGGCGCAGTTCGGTGGCGACGACGCCGCCGAGGACGAACTCGCCGAGCGGTCCACCCCGGCGACCATGCCGATGCGCCAGCGCAGCAACGACGACACGGGCGTGGCGGTGCCGGGTGCCCCGGGCGTGCTGACCAAGCTGGCCAAATGCTGCACCCCGGTGCCGGGTGACACCATCATGGGCTTCGTCACCCGCGGCGGGGGAGTCAGCGTGCACCGCACCGACTGCACCAACGCCGAGTCACTGCAACAGCAGTCCGAACGCATCATCGAGGTGAACTGGGCGCCGTCGCCGTCGTCGGTGTTCCTGGTCGCCATCCAGGTCGAGGCGCTCGACCGGCACCGCCTGCTCTCCGACGTCACGCGCGTGCTTGCCGACGAGAAGGTGAACATCCTGTCGGCGTCGGTGACCACGTCCAACGACCGGGTGGCCATCAGCCGGTTCACGTTCGAGATGGGCGACCCGAAGCACCTCGGCCACCTGCTGAGCGTCGTGCGCAACGTCGAGGGCGTCTACGACGTGTACCGCGTCACCAGCGCGGCCTGATCGAGCGGTTCGGCGTCGCCGCCGGCCGGGGCCGGCGGCGACGCGCCGCGATGGTCATGCGTCCACGGGAGCCGACCGGGTGTCCGGTGCGGTGAGACGCGTGGCGGCCGAGGTCTCCGACAACGCGCGGCCGCGCGTCTCCTCGCCGAGCACGAGCGTGACCAGCAGGCCGACGACGTTGACCCCCGCGAGCAGCCACATCACCCCGCCGAGTCCGGTGCCGCTGAGCACGAGCGGCAACACGAAGGTGCTGACCGCCGAACCGACGCGGCTGATCGCGACGACGGTCCCCGTGGCACTCGCACGCACCGACGTGGGGAAAAGCTCGTTGGGGTAGATGATCTCGATGAAATTGCAGGCTCCGGACGTGACGGCATAGAGCGCCAGCAGTGCGAACAGGATCTGCGCGGGCGCACCCGGCACCACGGCCATCGCGATGAACGCCGCGCTCATCACGGCAAAGGTCCACAGCAGCAGGGGCTTTCGGCCGATCCTGTCGACCAGGAGCAGCCCGGGGACCCCGCCGACCAGGAACAGCAGGCTGATCACCAGTTCCGCGACGTACACGTGGTGGGAGCCGTGTGCACCGACACCCATCTCCCGCAGGATGTCCGGGCCGAACGTGTACACCGCGAACAGCGGGATCACGTGGGCGGTGAAGAACACCCCGACGAAGACCACCCTGCGCAGGTAGATCCCCCGGAACAGCGCGGTGAACGGGGTATGCGCGGGTTCGGCCGGGATCATGGCGATGTCGGCGTCGTTGCCCCACACCTTGCGGCACACGCGCTGCGCCTCCTCGGTGCGCCCCCGGCTGAGCAGCCACCTGGGCGATTCGGGAGTTCCGGCCCGCAGCATCAGGGTGACGACACCGAACACCGCGGGACTTGCCAGCATCCACCGCCAGGCGTCCGGGCCCATCGTCGACAGCGCCCAGCCCACGCCGGCGGCAGCGGCGGCACCTCCGGCCCACACGACGAACAGTGCGCCCAGCAGCCGGCCACGGTAGCGGCTCGGGATGAACTCCGCGAGCAGCGAACTGGCGATGGGATAGTCGGCGCCGATGGCCACGCCGAGCAGGAAACGCAGCGCGACCAGTTGCCACACCTCGGTCGCGAACGCCGATGCGATCGACACCACGACGAGCATGGTGAGGTCGGCGATGTACATGACTTTGCGGCCGACCCGATCGGTGACATAGCCGAACACCAGACCGCCGACGAAGATCCCGATCAGCGCCGAGGCGCCCACCAGACCCACATCGACAGTGCTCATGTCCAGCGCGGGCACCATGCTGATCAGCGCGATGCCGATGATCGTGAGGGCGAAGCCGTCCAGGAACGGCCCGCCCGCCGAGAACACGGTGAGCCGCTTGTGGAACGCGGTGAGTGGTCGGTCGTCTATGGGTACGTGGCTGGGTACATGGCCGGGTACATGGCGGGGGCTGGACACGGTGTGTGGCTGGTGTGCGGACACTACATCTCCTGTTGATGGGTGGTGAGTGGTTGCAGCCGGGCGAAATCGGCAGCGGTTCGGGCGACGGGATCGAGCAGGGCGGTGTTCACCCGTCCCGCGGGATCCAGCACGGACGAGTCGAGGTGGAAGGCGACGACCTCGCCGATGATCAACCGGTCACTGCCGGGCTGCACCGTGGTGTGCAGGCGGCATTCCAGGCTGATCGGGGTCTCGGCGATCCGCGGCGGTCGCACGTGCCGGCACGGCGCGGGGGTCAGGCCCGCGAGTGCGAACTCGTCGACCGCCGGATCGACCTGCGCGCTGGTGAGATCGACCGCGGGTGCCATCGCGGCCGGAGCGATGTTGACCACGAATTCCCCTGTCGCGGCGATGTTCGCGGCGCTGTCCTTGAGCCGGCCGTCGGGTTGGTACTCGACACTCAACAGCACCATGGGCGGCTGCGAGGACACGACCGTGAAGAAACTGAACGGCGCGAGGTTGGGAATCCCGTCGGGGCTGACGGTCGATGTCCAGGCGACGGGGCGGGGTACGACAGCCGCCTTCAGCAGCCCGAATGCCTTGCGTGTGGTCAGCTCGCCGGCATCGACGACCGTGATGTCCGAGCAGTGCATGGTTCTCCTCTGCGTGGTGGTGGTCGGCAACGCTAGGTGTGTTCCGGCACGCCAGGTATGGAGATATCTCCACTCGGTCCGGGGATGTGATGGATGTTCCGACATTGGGAGCCGGACGCGAAGTCCGTTGTATGGATGTCATGGAGTTGATGAACACGACGACCGTGGTGGCCGCGGGAACGGGCCGCGCGGTCGTCCTGGACAAAGGTGACCGCGTCCGGGTGATCGATGTCGAAGGCGCTCAGGTAGGGGACGTATTCGCTTTTGCGGCAGGGGATCCCGACGAGTACCTGAGTGCGTCGCATACCCGCACGGTCACCGGCCGGCTGTTCCCCGCGGTCGGGGAGCACTTCGTCACCAACCGGCGGCGACCGATCCTCAGACTCGTCGCCGACACCTCACCGGGCGTGCACGACATGCTCATCGCGGCCTGCGACCGGGAGCGCTACCGGTTGCTCGGGGCCCCGGAACACCGCTCGTGCGCCGACAATCTGCGTGAGGCGCTCGCCGGGATCGGTGTCGGTGTCGGTGTCGTGCCGCAGCCGGTCAACATCTTCATGAACATCCCGGTGACAGACGGCGGGCACCTGTCCTGGCTGCCCGCGGTGAGCCGAGCCGGTGACGCGGTGACGTTCGAGGCCGACATGGACTGCGTCGTCGTGGTGTCGGCGTGCCCGATGGATCTCAACGCCATCAACGGCGAGCGTGTCACCGACCTGGCCCTCGAACTCATCCCGACCTCGAAAGAAGTGAACGCATGACCAACACCCATCCCGCACTGACCTCCGTACGCCTCGGCGGCCTCAAGCTCGACAACCGATTCGCCGTCGCGCCCATGACCAGGGTGTCCGCGACCGCCGACGGCGCCCCGACCGACGCGATGGCCGGCTATTACGCCGAATTCGCCCGCGGCGGTTTCGGTTTGGTGATCACCGAGGGCACCTACACCGACACCACCCACAGCCAGGGCTACCTCAACCAGCCGGGACTGGCCACCGACGCCCACGCTGCCGGTTGGCGGCCCGTGACCGACGCCGTACACGCCGCAGGCGTGCCGATCGTCGCGCAACTCATGCACGCGGGCGCGTTGTCGCAGGGGAACTCCCACGGCGTGGAGACCATCGCGCCGTCGGCGGTGGCACCGCGCGGCACGATGCTCGAAGAGTACGGCGGAGCGGGCACCTGGCCCACGCCGCGTGAGATGAGTGCCGCCGACATCGACGCCGCGATCGCGGGCTTCGTCGACGCCGCTGTCCGTGCCCGCGCCGCGGGGTTCGACGGCGTCGAGATCCACGCTGCCAACGGGTATCTGCTCGACCAGTTCCTCACCACCTACACCAACCACCGCACCGATGAGTACGGCGGCACCGTCGCCCACCGGATCCGCCTCGCCGCGCAGATCTCCGCGGCCGTCCGCACCGCGGTGGGCGCGGATTTCCTGGTGGGTGTGCGCCTGTCTCAGACCAAGGTCAACGACTTCGAGTACCGGTGGCCCGGGGGAGCACAGGACGCCGAGGTGATCTTCACCGCGCTGGCCGCAACCGGGATCGACTACCTGCACATCGCCAGTGAGGGACGCGATTTCATCGACGGGGCCCGCCTCGACGACGGCCGCACCATCACGGCGCTGGCACGCCAGGTCACCGGTCTGCCCGTCATCGCCAACGGCGGGATGCACGACACGACGCAGGCGGCCGGCGTGCTCGACGGCGGTCACGCCGACGTGCTGTCGATCGGGCGCGGTGCGCTGGCCAATCCGGATCTGCCACAGCGGGTTTCCTCCGGAGCCCCACTGGAGCGGTTCGACCACGGCATGCTCTCGCCCATGGCGACCATCGTCAACGCCGCCGCGTGGACGGCCGCCCGCCACCGCGAACGGGTGCCGCGGTG
Coding sequences:
- a CDS encoding RelA/SpoT family protein, translating into MVDEPGKGQAVQSPPAVPETVPKPPSGTAPTTTPAAPSTSSETARISASRRVRARLARRMTAQRSAINPVLEPLVAVHREIYPKADLQLLQRAYEVAEKRHADQLRKSGDPYITHPLAVANILAELGMDTTTLVAALLHDTVEDTGYSLEALTADFGSEVGHLVDGVTKLDKVVLGSAAEGETIRKMIIAMARDPRVLVIKVADRLHNMRTMRFLPPEKQARKARETLEVIAPLAHRLGMATVKWELEDLAFAILHPKKYEEIVRLVADRAPSRDTYLAKVRAEIGVALSAMKINAVVEGRPKHYWSIYQKMIVKGRDFDDIHDLVGVRILCDEIRDCYAAVGVVHSLWQPMAGRFKDYIAQPRYGVYQSLHTTVVGPEGKPLEVQIRTREMHRTAEYGIAAHWRYKEAKGRNGVPHSHAAAEIDDMAWMRQLLDWQREAADPGEFLESLRYDLATQEIFVFTPKGDVITLPAGSTPVDFAYAVHTEVGHRCIGARVNGRLVALERKLENGEVVEVFTSKAPNAGPSRDWQGFVVSPRAKTKIRQWFAKERREEALESGKDAIAREVRRGGLPLQRLMNAETMGALARELRYQDVSALYTAVGEGHVSARHVVQRLLAQFGGDDAAEDELAERSTPATMPMRQRSNDDTGVAVPGAPGVLTKLAKCCTPVPGDTIMGFVTRGGGVSVHRTDCTNAESLQQQSERIIEVNWAPSPSSVFLVAIQVEALDRHRLLSDVTRVLADEKVNILSASVTTSNDRVAISRFTFEMGDPKHLGHLLSVVRNVEGVYDVYRVTSAA
- a CDS encoding MFS transporter, translating into MSAHQPHTVSSPRHVPGHVPSHVPIDDRPLTAFHKRLTVFSAGGPFLDGFALTIIGIALISMVPALDMSTVDVGLVGASALIGIFVGGLVFGYVTDRVGRKVMYIADLTMLVVVSIASAFATEVWQLVALRFLLGVAIGADYPIASSLLAEFIPSRYRGRLLGALFVVWAGGAAAAAGVGWALSTMGPDAWRWMLASPAVFGVVTLMLRAGTPESPRWLLSRGRTEEAQRVCRKVWGNDADIAMIPAEPAHTPFTALFRGIYLRRVVFVGVFFTAHVIPLFAVYTFGPDILREMGVGAHGSHHVYVAELVISLLFLVGGVPGLLLVDRIGRKPLLLWTFAVMSAAFIAMAVVPGAPAQILFALLALYAVTSGACNFIEIIYPNELFPTSVRASATGTVVAISRVGSAVSTFVLPLVLSGTGLGGVMWLLAGVNVVGLLVTLVLGEETRGRALSETSAATRLTAPDTRSAPVDA
- a CDS encoding flavin reductase family protein encodes the protein MHCSDITVVDAGELTTRKAFGLLKAAVVPRPVAWTSTVSPDGIPNLAPFSFFTVVSSQPPMVLLSVEYQPDGRLKDSAANIAATGEFVVNIAPAAMAPAVDLTSAQVDPAVDEFALAGLTPAPCRHVRPPRIAETPISLECRLHTTVQPGSDRLIIGEVVAFHLDSSVLDPAGRVNTALLDPVARTAADFARLQPLTTHQQEM
- a CDS encoding DUF1989 domain-containing protein produces the protein MNTTTVVAAGTGRAVVLDKGDRVRVIDVEGAQVGDVFAFAAGDPDEYLSASHTRTVTGRLFPAVGEHFVTNRRRPILRLVADTSPGVHDMLIAACDRERYRLLGAPEHRSCADNLREALAGIGVGVGVVPQPVNIFMNIPVTDGGHLSWLPAVSRAGDAVTFEADMDCVVVVSACPMDLNAINGERVTDLALELIPTSKEVNA
- a CDS encoding NADH:flavin oxidoreductase, translated to MTNTHPALTSVRLGGLKLDNRFAVAPMTRVSATADGAPTDAMAGYYAEFARGGFGLVITEGTYTDTTHSQGYLNQPGLATDAHAAGWRPVTDAVHAAGVPIVAQLMHAGALSQGNSHGVETIAPSAVAPRGTMLEEYGGAGTWPTPREMSAADIDAAIAGFVDAAVRARAAGFDGVEIHAANGYLLDQFLTTYTNHRTDEYGGTVAHRIRLAAQISAAVRTAVGADFLVGVRLSQTKVNDFEYRWPGGAQDAEVIFTALAATGIDYLHIASEGRDFIDGARLDDGRTITALARQVTGLPVIANGGMHDTTQAAGVLDGGHADVLSIGRGALANPDLPQRVSSGAPLERFDHGMLSPMATIVNAAAWTAARHRERVPR